The following coding sequences lie in one Xiphophorus maculatus strain JP 163 A chromosome 4, X_maculatus-5.0-male, whole genome shotgun sequence genomic window:
- the LOC102224119 gene encoding transmembrane protein 178B-like, producing the protein MAAMKILTSAGLFLAFCALGLLAMAICTDYWYETDARRHRERCKNYANKRNDPGYIYISNHNLPLQMPPKTGPDAAPLVRGKRHFLPASSSMESHCSRQFNSTVSGLWRKCHREGFDLETEDLIYKGVIQRCTPVKYHYSSSILPRNLPINITKTIRQDEWHALHLRRMTAGFVGMAVSIILFGWIIGVLGCCQQHDLMQYVAGLLFLMGGTCCIISLCTCVAGINFELSRYPRYMYGLPEDISHGYGWSMFCAWGGLGLTLLAGFLCTLAPSLSTPARTTTHKPRQENGTV; encoded by the exons ATGGCCGCTATGAAAATATTAACCAGCGCTGGGCTTTTCTTGGCTTTTTGCGCGCTGGGTCTCCTCGCCATGGCGATCTGCACCGACTACTGGTACGAGACCGACGCCAGGAGACACCGAGAGAGGTGCAAAAACTATGCCAACAAGCGGAACGACCCCGGTTACATCTACATTTCAAACCACAACCTCCCCCTCCAGATGCCTCCAAAAACCGGCCCAGATGCTGCTCCTCTCGTTAGGGGGAAGCGGCACTTTCTGCCCGCGTCGTCTTCAATGGAATCCCACTGCAGCAGACAGTTCAACTCGACCGTCTCCGGGCTTTGGAGGAAGTGTCACCGGGAAGGATTCGACCTGGAGACCGAGGACCTTATTTACAAAG GAGTAATTCAAAGATGTACCCCAGTCAAGTATCACTATTCTTCGTCCATCCTTCCACGGAATTTACCCATCAACATCACAAAGACCATACGTCAGGATGAGTGGCATGCTCTCC ATCTAAGAAGAATGACAGCCGGCTTTGTGGGCATGGCTGTGTCCATCATTCTTTTTGGTTGGATCATTGGAGTGCTGGGATGCTGCCAGCAGCATGACCTCATGCAATATGTAGCCGGCCTACTCTTTCTCATGGGAG GAACATGTTGCATCATCTCCTTGTGCACATGTGTGGCAGGAATCAACTTCGAGTTGTCCCGCTACCCGCGCTACATGTACGGCCTCCCTGAAGACATTAGCCATGGCTATGGTTGGTCCATGTTTTGTGCCTGGGGGGGCCTCGGCCTCACATTGCTGGCTGGCTTCCTCTGCACTCTGGCTCCCTCCTTGAGCACGCCTGCTCGCACGACGACCCACAAACCGAGGCAGGAGAACGGAACCGTGTGA